In Pseudomonadota bacterium, one DNA window encodes the following:
- a CDS encoding pseudouridine synthase, which yields MSALQFLYDDGDIFAVYKPAGLHSVRLASGKGAASIVDLLLEHNPSLVLAGKAPEDGGLVHRVDASTSGVLVGAATRKSWELLFALVLSGALKKHYVACLEGSLSQQQEIEVSSFIGSPYRGAKKMRSYKSDPGAASRTLFGSTSYKLLSYDETLAVSLVCADASPARRHQVRIHAAELGHPLLGDALYGSSKLLGDIALTPREFFLHSWRVSFKHPLTDAEIELESPITKEIRWHAPLPRAS from the coding sequence ATGAGTGCTCTTCAATTCCTTTACGATGATGGTGATATCTTTGCGGTCTATAAGCCAGCCGGGTTGCACTCCGTGCGCCTTGCAAGCGGTAAAGGTGCCGCATCGATAGTCGATCTGCTCCTAGAGCATAACCCCTCACTGGTGCTGGCCGGAAAGGCCCCCGAAGACGGAGGGCTCGTGCACCGCGTCGATGCAAGTACGAGCGGCGTTCTAGTTGGAGCAGCAACTCGCAAGAGCTGGGAGCTCCTCTTTGCGCTCGTTCTAAGCGGCGCGCTCAAGAAGCACTACGTAGCATGCCTTGAAGGCAGCCTCTCTCAGCAGCAAGAGATAGAGGTCTCTTCCTTTATCGGCTCTCCGTACAGGGGCGCCAAAAAAATGCGTAGCTATAAAAGTGATCCAGGTGCTGCGTCACGCACCCTATTTGGCTCAACTAGTTATAAGCTTCTCTCCTACGACGAGACTCTTGCCGTATCGCTTGTTTGCGCCGATGCCTCTCCCGCTAGACGCCACCAGGTGCGAATACATGCAGCCGAGCTCGGGCATCCCCTCCTAGGTGATGCGCTCTACGGTTCAAGTAAACTACTAGGCGATATAGCGCTAACTCCACGCGAGTTTTTTTTACACTCTTGGCGTGTCTCGTTTAAGCATCCTCTCACCGACGCAGAGATAGAGCTTGAAAGCCCAATTACAAAGGAGATCCGATGGCACGCTCCACTGCCTCGCGCGAGTTAG
- a CDS encoding acyltransferase family protein: MKYRAEIDGLRAIAVVTVILFHAGFPAFGGGFVGVDVFFVISGYLITSIIIADKEANHLSIARFYERRARRILPALFLVLLACLIPAWLWLPPRDMVSFCKSLLTLSLFSSNFLFWSEAGYFDISAELKPLLHTWSLAVEEQFYLFFPILIALVWPFGRRWVVAVVVVLGFASYGAAHIGVVYYPHGAFFLLSTRGWELLLGAAVALYRSVSPVRLPDNPWIRSLYDIASVAGLALITYSIYSFSKQTPFPSVYTLAPTLGTCLLILFCVRGTFVASLLSLRLLVGLGLISYSAYLWHYPLFAFARHISVSAPGQWAFSLLSLVTFGLAYLSWRFVERPFRDPHRVSRIGILVFSIGGIFGVGSFGCYGVVSNGFDALRVNTEQREVLGQIRRSPRWLECLYEERDSRPKTHCVHNDGVPSWAILGDSHASELAMMLGLALKERGEALKQFSSKEAPLFNHSCKGAETCRTWTEHAIDQIVDDLNIRNVVVIYRINRYLSQDHLPYYPYLPTAGSTEGRAYIWNNYVEVLNRLNSSGKRVILVLQPPEVRKSLPDLVFQNRLSPRNIAGVSREWWALRSAYVTERLKDIPPSVRVVDPSDIFCDEINCAAVKDGAPWYFDANHLSLEGASKIVPRLLELGESAGSQ, encoded by the coding sequence ATGAAGTATCGCGCTGAGATCGATGGCTTGCGAGCCATCGCTGTTGTCACTGTTATTCTCTTCCATGCTGGATTTCCTGCATTTGGGGGCGGTTTTGTTGGCGTCGATGTATTCTTCGTTATAAGCGGCTACCTCATTACCTCCATAATCATTGCGGACAAAGAGGCGAACCACTTATCAATAGCGCGCTTTTATGAACGACGGGCGCGGCGGATTCTGCCGGCTTTGTTTCTTGTGTTGTTGGCATGTCTTATACCGGCTTGGCTTTGGCTGCCCCCGAGAGACATGGTCTCGTTTTGCAAAAGCCTGCTTACTCTTTCTCTCTTCAGCTCGAATTTCCTGTTTTGGTCCGAAGCAGGTTATTTCGATATATCCGCGGAGCTTAAGCCTCTTCTTCACACATGGAGCCTCGCTGTTGAAGAGCAGTTTTATCTCTTTTTCCCAATCCTAATTGCCCTTGTATGGCCGTTTGGTCGTAGGTGGGTGGTGGCAGTGGTCGTTGTATTGGGTTTCGCAAGTTATGGGGCCGCTCACATCGGAGTAGTTTACTATCCGCATGGCGCGTTCTTTCTTCTGTCAACGAGGGGTTGGGAGCTCCTTCTCGGAGCAGCGGTCGCATTGTATCGTTCAGTTAGTCCCGTGCGCCTACCGGATAACCCCTGGATCCGCTCTCTCTATGATATTGCCAGCGTAGCCGGTCTAGCTCTCATTACCTACAGCATTTACTCCTTTAGCAAACAGACTCCGTTCCCCAGTGTCTACACATTAGCTCCAACGCTTGGAACCTGCCTTCTCATTCTTTTCTGTGTGCGCGGTACCTTCGTCGCCTCTCTTCTCTCCCTGCGGTTGTTGGTAGGACTCGGCCTTATCAGCTACAGCGCTTACTTGTGGCATTATCCGCTCTTCGCGTTCGCCCGACACATTAGTGTTTCCGCCCCAGGGCAGTGGGCCTTTTCCCTCCTTTCGCTCGTGACTTTCGGTCTCGCATATCTTAGTTGGCGATTTGTTGAGCGTCCGTTTAGAGACCCCCACCGAGTAAGCCGAATCGGAATCCTCGTCTTTTCTATCGGAGGTATATTTGGCGTGGGCTCCTTTGGCTGCTATGGCGTTGTAAGCAATGGATTCGATGCGTTGCGGGTTAATACTGAACAGCGTGAGGTCCTGGGCCAAATTAGACGAAGTCCTCGCTGGCTCGAATGTCTGTATGAAGAGAGGGACTCTCGACCCAAGACACATTGCGTCCATAACGATGGAGTCCCCTCCTGGGCGATTCTCGGAGATAGTCATGCCAGCGAGCTCGCGATGATGCTAGGGCTTGCTCTCAAGGAACGCGGCGAAGCTTTGAAACAGTTTTCCTCCAAGGAGGCGCCCTTGTTTAATCATTCATGCAAGGGAGCAGAAACCTGCAGGACTTGGACGGAGCACGCCATAGATCAGATCGTAGACGACCTTAACATCCGTAATGTCGTAGTGATTTATCGAATTAATCGATATCTCTCTCAAGATCACCTTCCTTACTATCCCTATCTCCCGACCGCGGGCTCGACAGAGGGTCGAGCTTACATCTGGAACAACTATGTTGAAGTTCTCAATCGTTTAAATAGCAGCGGCAAGAGAGTGATATTGGTGCTACAACCCCCCGAAGTGCGCAAGAGTTTGCCCGACCTCGTTTTCCAGAACCGCCTTTCGCCGCGCAATATTGCCGGTGTTTCGAGGGAGTGGTGGGCTCTTCGCTCGGCATACGTCACGGAGAGGCTTAAAGACATCCCTCCGTCAGTTCGCGTTGTAGATCCTTCCGATATCTTCTGCGATGAAATAAATTGCGCCGCTGTTAAAGATGGCGCCCCTTGGTATTTCGATGCCAATCATCTGTCACTTGAGGGTGCCAGTAAGATCGTACCGCGTCTTTTAGAGTTGGGGGAATCTGCAGGCTCTCAATAA
- a CDS encoding IS110 family transposase, protein MGTPSYEGKQVYMGLDVHREFFVASCICDGVVVKRCRMPGTAEAVISLVSKEFGGASVRAAYEAGYSGFWLYRKLVAAGIDCIVVHPASIEVSSRDTVKTDKRDSLKIAQQLAAGRLRGVRVPTEEEEQRRLLTRTREQLMSKKRRVMVQIRMRLHYFGLFPESIQRRIKLQDVVDMLVGLEGELQRTIGMLRDEWVELAKRIKEIDRLLVEQAKDDPLDAVYRSVPGVGPLISRILSAELGDMSQFRNERALFSFTGLTPSEYSSGGHICRGHISRQGNTRLRHMLVEASWKAVRKDPVIKEYYIKLSERIGKRKAIVAVARKLAGRIRAALRKHEHYTLDYRTAA, encoded by the coding sequence ATGGGAACACCCAGTTACGAAGGTAAGCAGGTGTATATGGGTTTGGATGTTCATCGTGAGTTTTTCGTTGCGAGTTGTATCTGTGATGGGGTTGTCGTCAAGCGGTGTCGCATGCCTGGGACGGCTGAGGCGGTTATCTCGCTGGTATCGAAGGAGTTTGGTGGCGCCAGCGTTCGCGCGGCATACGAGGCAGGGTACAGTGGTTTTTGGCTGTACCGAAAGCTCGTGGCGGCAGGGATTGACTGCATAGTGGTACACCCTGCGTCGATAGAGGTGTCCTCGCGTGACACCGTTAAGACGGACAAGCGGGATTCGTTGAAGATAGCGCAGCAGCTGGCCGCTGGGAGGTTGCGGGGCGTGAGGGTGCCGACCGAAGAAGAGGAACAGCGACGACTACTGACCCGTACTCGTGAGCAGCTCATGAGCAAGAAGCGTCGAGTGATGGTTCAGATACGGATGCGGTTGCATTATTTCGGGCTGTTCCCTGAGAGTATTCAGCGACGAATAAAGCTCCAAGATGTTGTGGATATGTTGGTCGGGCTTGAGGGAGAGTTGCAGCGTACGATAGGGATGCTGCGTGACGAATGGGTTGAGCTCGCAAAGAGAATCAAGGAGATCGATCGACTGCTCGTAGAGCAGGCAAAGGATGATCCGCTAGACGCGGTTTACCGGAGTGTCCCAGGAGTCGGCCCGCTTATATCGCGTATCCTCTCTGCAGAGCTTGGTGATATGAGTCAGTTCCGAAACGAGCGAGCGTTGTTCAGCTTTACTGGATTAACACCGAGTGAGTACTCAAGTGGTGGGCATATCTGTCGCGGGCACATCTCTCGCCAAGGTAACACCCGACTACGGCATATGTTAGTTGAAGCCTCGTGGAAAGCGGTAAGAAAAGACCCCGTTATTAAAGAGTATTACATCAAGCTCTCAGAGCGAATCGGCAAGAGGAAGGCGATCGTGGCGGTCGCTCGTAAGCTTGCCGGGCGCATCAGAGCTGCATTGAGGAAGCATGAGCATTATACGTTAGACTATAGAACAGCAGCGTAA
- a CDS encoding AAA family ATPase, with product MDKRIINILLSHSFFLFGARGTGKSTLLRSIIPQKNTLWIDLLLPEEEQFYAESPQGLSQRISEMRVLPDWIVIDEVQKVPKLLDVAHSEIELRKLKFALTGSSARKLKKGGANLLAGRAFVNHLYPLTFTELGSEFRFLDALSWGTLPFVINNTEDAARRAYLQSYVDTYLKEEILQEQIIRNVVPFRKFLSIASQLSGSMLNYNSIAADLKVDWATVRSYFEILEDTLLGFNLPPYGRSVRKQQLQSSKFYLFDLGIKRALDRTLALKPSTSQAIGPLFEQLVIAEIYRLNHYYKKDFALSYLATQGGLEVDLVIERPGEKTALVEIKSSELVTDKHIRHLETLVDEYDDFEAFCLCRETQPRRVGKVRILPWQMGIGELGLS from the coding sequence ATGGACAAGAGAATAATTAACATACTGCTATCACATAGCTTTTTCTTGTTTGGGGCTCGTGGAACGGGTAAAAGCACCCTCTTGCGGAGCATCATTCCTCAAAAAAACACACTCTGGATCGACCTCCTCTTGCCAGAAGAGGAGCAGTTCTATGCCGAGTCACCTCAGGGGCTCTCTCAAAGAATCTCTGAGATGCGGGTGCTTCCAGATTGGATCGTAATAGATGAGGTTCAAAAGGTCCCAAAACTTCTTGATGTCGCTCATTCTGAGATAGAGCTACGAAAATTAAAATTCGCCCTAACGGGATCTAGCGCACGAAAGTTAAAAAAGGGTGGCGCGAACCTTCTTGCAGGCAGAGCTTTTGTAAATCATCTCTACCCCCTCACCTTTACTGAGCTTGGTAGTGAGTTTAGATTCCTAGATGCCCTCTCTTGGGGCACGCTCCCTTTTGTCATAAACAATACAGAGGATGCGGCTCGCAGGGCCTATCTACAATCTTACGTCGATACGTACCTCAAAGAGGAGATCTTACAGGAGCAGATTATTCGAAACGTAGTGCCTTTTCGAAAGTTTTTGTCCATTGCGTCTCAACTAAGCGGCAGCATGCTCAACTACAATTCAATCGCCGCAGATTTAAAGGTTGATTGGGCAACCGTACGAAGTTATTTTGAAATCCTAGAGGATACTTTGTTGGGGTTTAATCTTCCTCCTTACGGCAGGTCTGTCAGAAAACAGCAGCTACAATCCAGTAAATTTTACCTATTCGACCTGGGAATTAAGCGCGCTCTCGACCGTACCCTTGCGCTTAAGCCATCTACGAGCCAGGCGATCGGGCCCCTATTTGAGCAGCTCGTGATCGCCGAGATCTATCGGCTTAATCACTACTACAAAAAAGACTTTGCGCTTTCCTATCTCGCAACACAGGGCGGACTGGAGGTCGATCTAGTAATCGAACGCCCCGGTGAAAAAACAGCGCTTGTGGAGATCAAGTCTAGCGAGTTGGTCACAGATAAACACATCCGCCACTTAGAAACACTTGTAGATGAATACGATGACTTTGAGGCCTTCTGTCTATGCAGAGAAACGCAGCCAAGAAGGGTTGGTAAGGTAAGGATACTGCCCTGGCAAATGGGGATCGGTGAACTCGGGCTAAGTTAA
- a CDS encoding SGNH/GDSL hydrolase family protein codes for MAPIESMQGALAFALHIFPIIALVGFGPVTLLGAPAYAILVLLKCDRWPFVLLLGAAVCAISIRYPIFPIIHHPGWPGTACIMAVALLTHTLFSRRLVPLASLLYWLFIVALCIVFAEVTVRLWGLSPRYSLKAKGLDYALPFVLDEDLLYRFLPEPARSINTQGFRDHEFPAKSPDKKRLVVLGDSFPMGLIVTPSDTFPKKLEQLLPNYEVLNLGVQGYGPDQELRLYSKIEATLQPDEVIWSLFPSNDYNDLIKNNLLYLESGELVATNPNPISQKMPLLHTPLLIRYLLSGHFLPPEEEASLHPMLFLDHESPRPVSTETIRLMHEIVKSMQTRLKSSGVALTAVVIPSYEQAQLQATVTHELNLRTVHILNELGVSTIDLSQAFRNHPEYYTEEDHHLSATGHRAVAAAIAADRVSSPLQ; via the coding sequence TTGGCACCAATTGAATCGATGCAGGGTGCGCTCGCTTTTGCTCTGCATATCTTCCCCATAATTGCGTTAGTGGGGTTTGGGCCGGTCACCTTATTGGGTGCTCCGGCTTACGCAATCTTGGTTTTGCTCAAATGCGATCGGTGGCCATTTGTTCTGTTACTTGGTGCTGCAGTGTGTGCGATCTCAATTCGCTATCCGATCTTTCCGATCATTCACCACCCGGGATGGCCTGGAACTGCTTGCATCATGGCGGTAGCATTACTGACTCATACCTTATTTTCAAGGCGGCTTGTTCCTCTGGCGTCTCTACTCTACTGGCTATTTATAGTGGCGTTGTGCATCGTTTTTGCAGAGGTCACCGTGCGCCTGTGGGGACTCTCTCCTCGTTATTCCCTTAAGGCTAAGGGGCTCGATTATGCCCTGCCCTTTGTGCTCGATGAGGATCTGCTCTATAGATTTCTGCCAGAACCTGCGCGCTCGATTAATACTCAGGGGTTTAGGGATCATGAGTTTCCGGCAAAATCACCTGATAAAAAACGGCTAGTCGTTCTAGGCGATTCATTTCCGATGGGGCTGATAGTTACCCCCTCAGACACATTCCCCAAAAAACTAGAGCAGCTCTTGCCAAACTATGAGGTGCTAAATCTCGGCGTTCAGGGCTACGGCCCCGATCAGGAGCTTAGGCTCTATTCTAAAATTGAGGCCACGCTCCAGCCTGATGAGGTTATCTGGTCCCTCTTTCCCAGTAACGATTATAACGATCTAATAAAAAACAACCTCCTATATCTAGAGTCGGGCGAGCTTGTTGCAACTAACCCCAATCCGATCTCTCAAAAGATGCCCCTACTTCATACCCCCCTTCTGATACGCTATCTCCTTAGCGGGCATTTCCTACCCCCTGAAGAGGAGGCCTCCCTGCACCCCATGCTGTTTCTTGATCACGAAAGCCCTCGCCCGGTTTCAACAGAGACCATTCGGCTGATGCATGAGATCGTAAAGAGTATGCAGACTCGCCTTAAGTCTAGTGGTGTAGCGCTCACCGCCGTAGTTATCCCCTCCTATGAGCAGGCGCAACTTCAGGCAACGGTCACCCATGAGTTAAACTTAAGGACCGTTCATATTCTCAATGAGCTTGGGGTTTCTACTATCGATCTCTCTCAAGCCTTTCGTAACCATCCGGAGTACTATACCGAGGAGGACCATCACCTTAGCGCTACTGGTCATCGGGCTGTGGCGGCAGCTATCGCTGCTGACCGCGTAAGTTCTCCTTTGCAGTAG
- the mnmG gene encoding tRNA uridine-5-carboxymethylaminomethyl(34) synthesis enzyme MnmG, with the protein MSSDILKQVVVIGGGHAGVEAAYASARLGVPTVLVSLRREGIGQMSCNPAIGGVGKGHLVKEVDALGGLMGRAIDATGIQFRILNVSKGAAARASRAQADRDLYKGWIQRYLAGVPNLTIIEGEAAELIVSNRRITGIKLRDGSQIHARSVVLTTGTFLRGLMHTGDSQTEGGRLGDQASNSMSDSLRSLGFTLGRLKTGTPPRLRRSSIDLAQLTEQPGDTPPQPFSFMTDAINRPQISCWMTATNEAVHDLIRANKERSPMFNGQIQSSGPRYCPSIEDKVFRFADKTSHTVFLEPEGFSSDIVYPNGISTSLPLDVQQAFIRKIKGLENVEFLAPGYAVEYDFVDPRELNPSYETKDIAGLYFAGQINGTSGYEEAAAQGIIAGANAALSILERESLIITRGQGYIGVMTDDLTVSGVDEPYRMFTSRAEYRLILREDNAAARLAPLAIEYGLLSAEQQERFEARRTAHAKAANWLTTQRIKPTERNNIWLQSLGTAALKDSVTISQLLKRPQLSLEHILAQFPYEHELASDLRAALEIETKFSGYLDRQEGDVQRLKKMESELIPSDFPYDAIKQLRTEARDKLKKHRPASIGQALRISGMTPSAISLLAVYLKRYRAGELVSDTAPI; encoded by the coding sequence ATGAGTAGTGATATTTTAAAACAGGTAGTGGTTATCGGGGGCGGGCATGCCGGAGTTGAGGCTGCCTATGCCTCCGCACGCCTTGGGGTTCCAACCGTTCTGGTTTCACTGCGCCGTGAAGGGATCGGACAGATGTCGTGCAACCCTGCTATCGGCGGAGTTGGTAAGGGGCACCTCGTTAAGGAGGTAGATGCGCTCGGTGGACTGATGGGGCGCGCTATCGATGCCACCGGAATTCAGTTCCGTATATTAAACGTTAGTAAGGGTGCGGCAGCGCGCGCTTCGCGAGCTCAGGCCGATAGGGATCTTTATAAGGGTTGGATACAGCGCTATCTAGCTGGGGTGCCGAACCTCACTATCATTGAGGGCGAGGCCGCGGAGCTTATCGTTTCCAATCGGCGCATCACCGGAATTAAATTGCGCGACGGCTCTCAAATTCATGCGCGCTCTGTAGTGCTTACAACCGGCACCTTCTTACGGGGGCTGATGCACACCGGTGATAGCCAGACCGAGGGCGGGCGGCTAGGCGATCAGGCATCTAATAGTATGAGTGATTCGTTGCGCTCACTTGGCTTTACTCTCGGTCGCTTAAAGACCGGAACTCCGCCGCGGCTGCGTCGTTCAAGTATAGATCTCGCGCAACTAACGGAGCAGCCTGGAGATACCCCACCGCAGCCGTTTTCATTTATGACGGACGCGATTAATCGTCCCCAGATTTCGTGCTGGATGACAGCAACAAACGAAGCCGTACACGATCTAATTCGCGCCAATAAAGAGCGCAGCCCGATGTTTAACGGGCAGATTCAGTCGAGTGGGCCCCGTTACTGTCCATCGATTGAGGATAAGGTATTTCGCTTTGCGGATAAGACGAGCCACACCGTGTTTCTTGAACCCGAGGGCTTTAGCTCTGATATCGTTTATCCCAACGGCATCTCAACCTCCCTGCCCCTCGATGTGCAGCAGGCCTTTATCCGCAAGATTAAGGGGCTTGAAAACGTTGAGTTTCTAGCGCCAGGTTACGCAGTTGAGTACGACTTCGTTGATCCGCGTGAGTTAAATCCAAGCTACGAGACAAAGGATATCGCAGGGCTTTATTTTGCCGGCCAGATAAACGGCACCAGCGGTTACGAGGAGGCGGCGGCGCAGGGGATTATTGCTGGCGCAAATGCAGCGCTTAGCATACTTGAGCGTGAGTCGCTTATTATTACCCGCGGCCAGGGTTATATCGGGGTGATGACAGATGATCTTACCGTTAGCGGCGTTGATGAGCCGTACCGCATGTTTACCTCGCGCGCTGAGTATCGGCTTATCCTGCGTGAGGATAACGCAGCGGCGCGCCTCGCTCCGCTCGCAATTGAGTACGGGCTCCTTTCGGCTGAGCAGCAGGAGCGTTTTGAGGCTAGGCGCACGGCGCATGCAAAGGCCGCAAATTGGCTTACAACGCAACGCATTAAGCCCACAGAACGGAACAACATCTGGCTGCAATCCCTTGGCACCGCAGCCTTAAAGGATAGCGTTACGATATCGCAGCTCCTTAAGCGACCGCAGCTCTCGTTAGAGCATATCCTTGCGCAGTTTCCCTATGAGCACGAGCTTGCAAGCGATCTAAGAGCCGCACTTGAGATCGAAACCAAGTTTAGTGGTTACCTAGATCGACAGGAGGGTGACGTACAGCGTCTGAAAAAGATGGAGTCAGAGCTGATTCCTAGCGACTTTCCGTACGATGCTATTAAGCAGCTACGGACCGAGGCGCGCGATAAATTAAAGAAACATAGGCCAGCCTCAATTGGGCAGGCGCTGCGCATATCTGGTATGACCCCCAGCGCAATCTCGCTCCTTGCGGTGTATCTAAAGCGCTACCGTGCTGGGGAGCTTGTATCAGATACGGCCCCTATTTAA
- a CDS encoding DUF2298 domain-containing protein yields MVLWSGLFLPAALLFHAMLLRAKEIPDDVSWALAKVFGLFGFAWIIAAPASAGLCELHTEWIRAVFVGAALLGAFLLGKQFRFQRRSLRAHGRAILVPEILFLSVFIVFTFIWSLHCSLGGGEKAMNFTFLNFFIRNNQLPPQDPWAAGVQMQYYYFGSFAHALWHRLGGIPSAVGYGLAVATNAATLASACYAMLRLGGLRESRAFQGALVCVLAGNAQTLWLVLAERIPINSDLFWKGSRVFAHGHFSEFPLWTYLFADLHAHNIGLALGITCAFFLLALMRSESRSSSWILAAFLGFSAGLTPVSNTWDVFMIIAIFVAVILTEPRRALALWPQLALAGAAALCTCAPFFASIVGPKPLAVGILRSEWVSVNQVLLFFGFPIMIVLCGALARLEDGISTRRRYWAASIFFLMMGLAYFAHRQIGNPFSVLELAAQVIPALLVAIVVTNWSVTPVARQILLASALLIFAIEFVVIFDRTITLFKTFFQLSVLLWLAALMWLANQGSRFTRLMRVAQVGIVCVSLASGAVLIKSILPDFTKRLRAANLDSIAPLLSSERDMGKLLQWMSANIQGFPRILDAWGAGGLGRVTMNLGFPDFAHWEAHTVKRGVPHQEILRRKELINEFYRTDDAMRAHEILVVNGINFFVVSETERRTYPEVSASTPFQKFEVNPQLFALIHREGGAALYAPQSP; encoded by the coding sequence GTGGTTCTCTGGTCAGGCCTATTCCTGCCGGCTGCTCTTCTGTTTCATGCGATGCTCCTTAGGGCGAAAGAGATCCCTGATGATGTTTCATGGGCACTTGCGAAAGTGTTCGGGTTGTTTGGCTTCGCTTGGATTATCGCAGCCCCAGCCTCCGCCGGCTTGTGCGAATTGCATACCGAATGGATCCGAGCGGTGTTTGTAGGTGCTGCCCTGTTGGGAGCATTTCTATTAGGCAAGCAATTTCGTTTTCAGCGACGGTCCCTTCGAGCCCACGGGCGAGCCATACTCGTTCCTGAGATCCTCTTCCTGAGTGTTTTCATCGTCTTCACCTTTATTTGGTCCCTCCACTGCTCCCTCGGAGGAGGAGAAAAGGCGATGAACTTTACCTTCCTGAATTTTTTTATCCGCAACAATCAGCTCCCGCCCCAAGACCCCTGGGCGGCGGGGGTTCAAATGCAATACTACTACTTTGGAAGCTTTGCTCATGCCTTGTGGCACCGCCTTGGCGGCATTCCCTCCGCGGTGGGTTACGGCCTTGCGGTCGCCACGAACGCGGCCACCCTGGCCTCGGCATGTTATGCAATGCTGCGTCTAGGTGGGCTGCGTGAATCCCGGGCATTTCAGGGCGCGCTTGTATGCGTGCTTGCGGGAAATGCACAGACGCTTTGGCTTGTCCTCGCTGAGCGCATTCCGATTAATTCCGATCTTTTTTGGAAAGGCAGCCGCGTTTTTGCCCACGGGCATTTCAGTGAGTTCCCCCTGTGGACGTACCTATTCGCTGACCTGCATGCCCACAATATCGGGCTCGCCCTTGGTATAACATGCGCTTTCTTCCTGCTGGCCCTGATGCGCTCCGAGTCTCGCTCGTCCTCGTGGATACTTGCGGCGTTCCTTGGCTTTTCAGCCGGGCTCACTCCTGTCTCCAACACTTGGGATGTCTTTATGATCATCGCCATCTTCGTGGCTGTGATTCTAACGGAACCCCGTCGTGCGCTTGCACTCTGGCCTCAGCTTGCGCTTGCCGGAGCGGCAGCTCTCTGCACATGTGCCCCATTCTTTGCTTCCATCGTTGGTCCCAAGCCCCTGGCAGTGGGGATTTTGCGAAGCGAGTGGGTGTCGGTCAATCAGGTTCTTTTGTTTTTTGGGTTTCCGATCATGATAGTGCTGTGTGGCGCACTGGCTCGCCTTGAGGACGGAATCTCAACGAGGCGACGGTATTGGGCGGCGTCGATTTTCTTTCTCATGATGGGCCTGGCATACTTCGCCCACCGTCAGATTGGCAACCCGTTCTCGGTGCTTGAGCTTGCTGCTCAGGTCATTCCCGCACTTCTTGTTGCGATAGTCGTGACAAACTGGTCGGTGACACCTGTCGCTCGACAAATTCTTCTGGCGAGCGCCCTGCTTATCTTCGCCATTGAGTTTGTTGTCATTTTTGACCGCACAATTACTCTCTTTAAAACCTTCTTTCAGCTCTCTGTGCTGCTGTGGCTTGCTGCGCTCATGTGGCTTGCTAACCAAGGCTCTCGTTTCACTCGGCTGATGCGGGTCGCTCAGGTTGGCATCGTATGCGTCTCTCTCGCATCCGGGGCTGTTCTCATAAAATCAATACTTCCCGACTTCACAAAGCGACTGCGGGCGGCTAACCTAGACAGCATAGCGCCACTGCTTAGCTCCGAGAGGGATATGGGAAAACTGCTGCAATGGATGTCCGCAAACATTCAGGGATTTCCTCGCATCTTAGACGCCTGGGGAGCCGGCGGGCTAGGGAGAGTCACGATGAACCTGGGCTTTCCAGATTTTGCCCACTGGGAGGCCCACACCGTAAAGCGTGGGGTGCCTCACCAAGAGATTTTGAGGCGCAAGGAGCTGATAAACGAATTTTACAGAACGGACGACGCTATGCGCGCCCATGAAATTCTTGTTGTAAATGGAATTAATTTCTTTGTTGTTTCAGAGACGGAGAGGCGCACGTACCCTGAAGTCAGCGCGTCTACACCTTTTCAAAAATTTGAGGTGAATCCACAGCTATTCGCCCTAATTCATCGGGAGGGAGGGGCTGCCTTGTATGCCCCTCAGAGCCCATGA
- a CDS encoding transglycosylase SLT domain-containing protein, with translation MKKILASIKNFRLRGTDTATATAATPTAVFFCAAILSSYATVLTLVYHRTNGFMAAPVVNAPSAASQLGSGSASFRNQVEFVSNIIKTNLPLNRSNDVLAKLIVEESLRASIDPLFVAAVIRSESMFRSGVVSIRGAKGLMQIMPETGRYVSERENLRWGGSHTLNDPALNVRLGIAYLKYLDLKFKGDRERVLIAYNWGPGNLSQAIRYRSSPPRQSVNYARGIIKQHHNWRKSFVQVADAAPLSAVRLMVG, from the coding sequence ATGAAAAAGATACTGGCTTCGATAAAAAATTTTAGACTTCGCGGTACAGACACCGCCACTGCCACAGCTGCTACGCCTACTGCTGTGTTTTTTTGTGCCGCTATTCTCTCCTCGTACGCAACCGTTTTAACCCTCGTGTATCACCGTACCAACGGCTTTATGGCGGCTCCTGTAGTTAACGCGCCTAGTGCGGCTTCGCAGCTAGGTAGTGGCTCGGCCTCGTTCCGAAATCAGGTCGAGTTCGTCTCGAATATTATAAAAACCAACCTTCCTCTAAACCGCTCAAACGACGTGCTCGCTAAACTAATCGTTGAGGAGAGCCTGCGAGCCTCTATCGATCCCCTCTTTGTTGCTGCCGTTATCCGTTCAGAGAGCATGTTTCGTAGCGGGGTTGTCTCAATCCGTGGCGCCAAGGGATTAATGCAGATTATGCCGGAAACCGGGCGCTACGTCTCAGAGCGTGAGAATCTGCGCTGGGGTGGTAGCCATACCCTTAATGACCCAGCTCTTAACGTTCGTCTCGGAATCGCCTACCTTAAATATCTAGATCTAAAATTCAAGGGAGACCGTGAGCGCGTTCTAATCGCCTACAACTGGGGGCCGGGTAACTTATCGCAAGCCATTCGTTACCGCTCTAGCCCTCCCCGTCAGAGCGTCAACTATGCTCGTGGTATTATTAAACAGCACCATAATTGGCGAAAAAGCTTCGTGCAGGTTGCTGATGCTGCGCCGCTTTCCGCTGTGCGCCTGATGGTTGGATAA